The DNA region TCCTTGATGGCCTCCCCGGGCCTGATGTAACCGTAGCCCGTGTGGGGCCTGGTTGGTTTTATGCCGAAGGTCACAAGATAATCCCTGGCGAGCTTCTCTGCCCTCGCAAAGGCTGTCTCGTAGGCCTCGTTAACCTCGATGAGGTGGTCGCTCGGCAATACGGCAACGACGGAGTCACCGAAGGTTTCTTCTATCCTCTTGACCCCCCAGTATATGGCAGGGAGGGTGTTTTTGCCAACGGGCTCAAGGAGGATGTTTTCAGCCGGGAGTTCAACGCCGAGCTCCTCGAGATCATCGAGAACCCTGAATTTATACTCCTCGTTGGTTACGACGAATATCTCCGCCGGCCTTGAGAACTTAAGAGCCCTCTCGACGGTCTTCTGGAAGAGGCTTTCCCCATCGAGGAAGCGGACGAACTGCTTGGGCATCAGCTCCCTGCTGAGCGGCCACAGGCGGGTCCCTTTCCCCCCGGCCAGGATAAGCGTCTTCACGGCAACCACCTCTGGAACTTTCGGGGGTATACCTATTTAACTTTAGCGAAAGAAAAATCAGCGGAGGGCGAACTCGCCCACGAAGGCAGAGCTCGAGATGGTGTCCCCGATGCCGACCGTTGACCTGGGCTTTGCCACTATCTTAGTTGGAACAAAGGCGAGCTGGTAGGAATTAACCTCGGCTATGCCATCCTTCATGCCGTACTCCTCCACGAGGGCCTCTTCCACGGGCTTAGCCTTCTCATTGACGGGAACTTCCATGGCTTTGATGATGTCGTCTATAGAGCTTATATCGCCGAGCTTCGCCTTTGCCGCGGCAGCCAGGGCCGCGAAGAGGAGGGCATCGCGGACGAACTCTCCCCTGTAGTCCGTCAGCGCAAGGTAGTAGCCATAGGTGTGGAAGTGTATCCTCCTCACGCCGGTTTTTTCAGCGAGCTTGACCATGGCCTCTGTGACCGCTATCGGGTCAACGGGGTCGTGGGAGAGGAGCTTCTCGGCGAGGGCTTTCTCGCCCATGACCTCGACTATCGAGGCCAGCTCAACCTCGTTCAGCCCAACGCTCCAGAACTTTCCGAGCAAGCCCAGAATTGCCTTTCTAACGGTTTCATCCGGGGTGAAGGCAAACTCAAGGTGCGTCGGGATGCCCATCTCGTTCAGAACCTCAAGGTGTTCTTCGACGATCTCCAGAGGCTCGCGGTAGTTCTCCTTCGTGAGAGCCTGGAGGCCGCTGATCACCGCGAGGGAAGAGCCTCCGGCTATCTCCTCGAACCTCTCCCTGAACTCCGGCCTTATGTAGACGCTGGGGTTATAATCGTCGGCCGAGCCTATGAAGCGGTTTTCCCTCGGTGCCTCGAAGTTAAAGACGGTGAAGCCCCTCGGGAACTCGTAGATGTAGTGGAGGCAGTTCTCTTCATCTCCAGCGAAATCCCTCGGGTGGACGAGCCTGAGTGAGCCGTTTTCGGCCTTTGGCACATAGATCGGCCCGTCCTTAAAGAGGCCCGCCTGAAGGCCGGAAAGCTGGGGGACGTGGGCTATGACGGGGATGCCATAGACCCCCCCAAGGAGGTTGGCCATTATACCCACCTGGCCGCCCATCCTCAGCTCGTCCCAGCCCCATTGCTTCATGTAAAAGCGCGTGGAGCAGCTCTCAACGAAGAGTTCAGCGGCCTTCCCCCTTTTAACGCTCCAGAGGATTGAGCCGAGGAGCTGGGGGACGTCCTCTATCCTTTTTGGAAGCTCCTCTGCGTAGCGGAGAGCCTCCTCTTTACCGGCCTTCTCGACGCGCTTTTCGAGGTCTTTTCGCTCAAGATACTTGACGGCGTCGATGTTGGTGTTGTAAGCCAGAAGAACCTTACCAGCTCCTCCGATCCTGCCCCTTACACTTTCAAAAGCGGATGAGTAGAGGGAGTCCCAGGTCACATGTATCACCGGGAGTGAAAAAGACGGGGAGGTTAATAAGACTTGCGCCTCAGAAAGTACCTTCTCCCACCGAGGTGCACCATCTCGTAGATCTCCCCCTCATTGACCTCAAACTTCGGCTTTTCGAGCTCGTACGTCTCGTAGGTCTCCATGTCCATCACCTGAACCTCGGTTCTTCTAATGCTCGTAACCATGGCCTCCCTTTTCTCGGCTTCAACGGTCTCAACGCTCTCCCTTTCCACAGTCTTCCAGTCCCTGTGCTCGCTCTCGCCGGTGCTCAAATCCCTCATGGCCAGCCCCTTCCCGTCGACGCGCTCCACCTCGTACACCTTCCCCTTCCCGTCCCGAACTATGTCTCCCCTCCTGAACTTCGGCAACCTAACGCTCACGCTCGTACGGTAGACCTCCCTGCTGGTCTGCCTGTCGAGACCGACCAGTTCGTAGGCCTCGCTGACTGTTCCACCGAAGTGCTCCCTTATGGCCTGGGCCAGCTTTCTCGCGGCACTTGTGGAGCCCATGTAGAAGTCCAGCCCTTCCTCTTTCTCAACGGTGTCCTGAATAAAGCCCATCCTGTCCCTTCTCATTATCTCGTCGACCTTTTCCTCGACGAGCTTTTCAACGGCCTTCCTTTCATCTTCCGCCAGGGGCCGGTCTTCGGCCCTCACCTGGAGTATCGCCTCGAAATAGCCCCCCAAGAACTTCTGACAGCGGGGACAGACCGTCTGGCGGACGTAAACAGTAACATGCTTCCTCTCGTCGTGGAGCTCACGTTGAAGCTCGTGGATCCTGGCCCTAACGCGAACCTCGTAGGTTATTATGGCCGGGAAGTATTCAATGTGCCAGTCAACCGGTTCAAAAGAAACCACGGCCTCTCCGACGGGGAGTTCCTGAATTGATTCCAGCTCCTCGGGGGACACCAGCCCAAAGGTTTTGACCCCCTCATCAAAGGAATCTTCAATGGCCTCAAGCAAAGCGCTCTCCGCCACCTCAAAGATAAGCTCTTCGAGTTCGTAAGTTTTGGGATCAACCCAGACGCCCCTCTTTTTATAGCTCCCGCAGTTCTGGCAGAGTTCCGTGTTGAGTTCACCATCAATGAGCAGAACCGGGTTCTCCTTCCTGAAGCACACCTGGCAGAGGCCCTCAATTAAGGGACCACCCTCCTCCTCGCTTATACCGCACCTGTAACAGAAGCGCTCACCCATAACCATCACCACACCAGCTTTGCCATCTGGGCGTGGGGTATCCCTTCAATCCTCAGAACCCTTTCCGGGTCAACGTAACCGAGTTCTATTGCCTTGGAAACACACCTCTCACCCGTCAGGTTGGCTATGGTGGCCTCCCCGAGGAGGGACTCCAGGGCGTCTTCATCCATCAGCTCGCCTTTGTAGAACCTCTCCCTGACCTCAAGCTTGAGCTTACCCTCCCTGAACGTCTTCCCCAGCAGTTCTTCATCACATGCCGCCAGGAGAACCTCGCCCTGGACCCGGTAGATTTTAACGTATATCATGACCCTTCCCAGACACCCTAAAGGCGAAGGGTTTATAAACCCTGCCGGACGAAAAGTTTAAAGCAATTTTTCTAACATCATGTTAGAGAAAAGGGGGTGGTGAGAATGGAATCGGACATGGGGAAGCTCCTCGATATCCTCGGGAACGAAACCAGGAGGAGGATACTCCTCATGCTCACGAGGAGGCCTTACTTCGTAAGCGAACTGAGCCAGGAGCTTGGGATAGGACAGAAGGCTGTGCTCGAACACCTTCGAATACTGAAGAGCGCAGGGTTAATCGAGGAAAGGGTCGAAAAAATCCCCCGCGGGAGGCCAAGAAAGTACTACACGATAAAGAGGGGCTTTAGACTGGAGGTGCTCCTGACCCCGTACACCTTCGGCACTGAAATTTATGAACCCACGAAACCCGGAACCAGGGAAGTTTACTCAATGACCAAAGCCCTGATCAAGGCCCATAAACCGGTAGAGGAGAAGATAGAGGAGCTTGTGGATTTTCTGGGCGAAATAGAAGTAAGGCTGAACGAACTGCTCGAGGCCAGGAGAGAACTTGAAGAGGTCAGGCTTCTTGTTGAGACGTACATAGAGAACCTCCTGAGAAGGGTCGCACAGGAGGACGAGAAACTCGTCGAAGAAATAATACACGAGGTCGAACCCAAGCTGCCAAAGAGGATACTGGAAAGAATCAACGACTTTTAGGAAGCGGGAAGAAAAGAAGGCTTAGGTCAGAGTATCTTGCCTTCCTCCTTCATCCTCACGAGCCTGGTTATATAGCCCGCCATCCTGTTCCTGATGGTTTTGCTCTGAACCGTGGTGAGCTCCTGAACCATCTTCTTGTTGTGCTCAAAGTCCCTTGTGAACTTATCCGGATAGCGGTCAAACAGCTCGCGGGCAACCCTCTTGATGAAAGCCTGCTTGATGTTCCCCATTTCGATCCCTCCGTTATCTTGACCGAAACCATAGCCAGATTCAGGCACTCATTTTAAAACTTTTCCCTCAGGGGAGAAGCTCCTCCAGTCTCTTTCCAAGCCTCACAAAGTAACCTCTCTCATAGACCACCTCCCCGTTAACGAGGACCGCCTCCACGTCGCTTCCCCTGGCTGAATGGACAATATGGGAGTAGGGATTCCCCGGAGGTGTGAACCACGGCTTTCTACCGTTTATCAGCAGAAGATCCGCGAGGTAGCCCGGCCTGATCAGGCCGGCGGCAATGCCCAGAGCCCTGGCCCCGTTAACCGTCGCCAGCCCCAAAACTTCCCTGGCGGAGATAGAACGGGGCTTTCTTGACATCAGGTTTGAGAACAGGGCCGTGCACCTTATTTCCGCAAACATGTCGATGGAGCCGACGGGGTTGGGAGAATCGGTTCCAAGGGCCACGTTAAGGCCGAGCCCCACCAGCCGTGGGAGATTTACCGTTTTTGCTTCCAGTTCAACGTTGCTGGAGGGACAGTGGACAAGGGTAGAACCGGAGGAAGAAAGCGCTTTCATTTCGTTCTCTGACAGGTAGACGCCGTGGACACCAATGAGGCGCTCGTTGAGAGCGCCCGCCCTGTG from Thermococcus zilligii AN1 includes:
- a CDS encoding ADP-specific glucokinase, with translation MTWDSLYSSAFESVRGRIGGAGKVLLAYNTNIDAVKYLERKDLEKRVEKAGKEEALRYAEELPKRIEDVPQLLGSILWSVKRGKAAELFVESCSTRFYMKQWGWDELRMGGQVGIMANLLGGVYGIPVIAHVPQLSGLQAGLFKDGPIYVPKAENGSLRLVHPRDFAGDEENCLHYIYEFPRGFTVFNFEAPRENRFIGSADDYNPSVYIRPEFRERFEEIAGGSSLAVISGLQALTKENYREPLEIVEEHLEVLNEMGIPTHLEFAFTPDETVRKAILGLLGKFWSVGLNEVELASIVEVMGEKALAEKLLSHDPVDPIAVTEAMVKLAEKTGVRRIHFHTYGYYLALTDYRGEFVRDALLFAALAAAAKAKLGDISSIDDIIKAMEVPVNEKAKPVEEALVEEYGMKDGIAEVNSYQLAFVPTKIVAKPRSTVGIGDTISSSAFVGEFALR
- a CDS encoding DUF424 domain-containing protein, whose amino-acid sequence is MIYVKIYRVQGEVLLAACDEELLGKTFREGKLKLEVRERFYKGELMDEDALESLLGEATIANLTGERCVSKAIELGYVDPERVLRIEGIPHAQMAKLVW
- a CDS encoding 60S ribosomal export protein NMD3, which encodes MGERFCYRCGISEEEGGPLIEGLCQVCFRKENPVLLIDGELNTELCQNCGSYKKRGVWVDPKTYELEELIFEVAESALLEAIEDSFDEGVKTFGLVSPEELESIQELPVGEAVVSFEPVDWHIEYFPAIITYEVRVRARIHELQRELHDERKHVTVYVRQTVCPRCQKFLGGYFEAILQVRAEDRPLAEDERKAVEKLVEEKVDEIMRRDRMGFIQDTVEKEEGLDFYMGSTSAARKLAQAIREHFGGTVSEAYELVGLDRQTSREVYRTSVSVRLPKFRRGDIVRDGKGKVYEVERVDGKGLAMRDLSTGESEHRDWKTVERESVETVEAEKREAMVTSIRRTEVQVMDMETYETYELEKPKFEVNEGEIYEMVHLGGRRYFLRRKSY
- a CDS encoding ArsR/SmtB family transcription factor yields the protein MESDMGKLLDILGNETRRRILLMLTRRPYFVSELSQELGIGQKAVLEHLRILKSAGLIEERVEKIPRGRPRKYYTIKRGFRLEVLLTPYTFGTEIYEPTKPGTREVYSMTKALIKAHKPVEEKIEELVDFLGEIEVRLNELLEARRELEEVRLLVETYIENLLRRVAQEDEKLVEEIIHEVEPKLPKRILERINDF
- a CDS encoding 30S ribosomal protein S17e, coding for MGNIKQAFIKRVARELFDRYPDKFTRDFEHNKKMVQELTTVQSKTIRNRMAGYITRLVRMKEEGKIL